In Candidatus Poribacteria bacterium, the following proteins share a genomic window:
- a CDS encoding DUF4340 domain-containing protein, with translation MKTKQLLILGAIFVVLAIVILLFENPFEQSDYQKKVETAMPLFPNFNAEQVVKIEITATGETTTLSKQNGSWVVASMDNYPADGEGVAELLSKVTAFKNTQRVSNNPEKQSEFEVDATGVEAKLMDANDKLVAHLFLGKTTPGFLSSYVRPADSNEVYVAQGYLQSVFDKGTRTWKDRTIFNFNKGIVTQLNIVSPEETVELRLDADGAWQMRKPVAAAAKTTEVDTLLTTFSGLDTDDFAEAKGELAEYGLDTPQSTISAVLNDGTTATLHVGKEEEGKLYVKRDDKDTVFRLFKSNVDRLIKKSDTLKAEEPPAEVGTE, from the coding sequence ATGAAAACGAAACAACTTCTTATTTTAGGTGCTATTTTTGTCGTTTTGGCAATTGTTATCCTGCTTTTCGAGAACCCTTTTGAGCAGAGCGACTATCAGAAGAAGGTTGAAACAGCAATGCCCCTGTTTCCGAATTTCAATGCGGAGCAGGTTGTGAAAATAGAAATCACCGCTACCGGCGAGACGACAACGCTTTCAAAACAGAATGGCAGTTGGGTTGTGGCTTCTATGGATAACTATCCAGCGGATGGTGAAGGTGTCGCGGAATTGCTCTCCAAAGTGACAGCGTTTAAGAATACACAACGCGTCTCAAATAACCCGGAAAAACAGTCCGAATTCGAGGTGGATGCCACCGGTGTTGAAGCAAAATTGATGGATGCGAACGATAAATTGGTAGCACATCTGTTTTTGGGAAAAACAACCCCGGGCTTCCTGAGCAGTTACGTGCGCCCTGCTGATTCCAACGAGGTCTATGTCGCACAAGGGTATCTCCAATCTGTCTTTGACAAAGGCACACGTACTTGGAAAGATCGGACCATCTTCAATTTTAACAAAGGGATTGTCACACAGCTTAACATTGTTTCACCGGAGGAGACGGTCGAACTCCGTCTGGATGCAGACGGTGCCTGGCAGATGCGCAAGCCTGTAGCCGCTGCTGCCAAAACAACAGAGGTTGATACTCTTCTAACAACTTTCAGCGGGTTGGACACAGACGATTTCGCTGAAGCAAAGGGTGAACTTGCTGAATACGGCTTGGATACACCACAGTCTACCATTTCCGCTGTGCTGAACGATGGCACAACAGCAACCCTGCATGTTGGGAAAGAGGAGGAGGGTAAACTTTACGTCAAACGCGACGACAAGGATACTGTCTTCAGACTCTTTAAGTCGAATGTGGATCGGTTAATAAAGAAATCCGATACCCTCAAGGCTGAGGAACCACCAGCAGAAGTTGGAACCGAATAG
- a CDS encoding Gldg family protein, which yields MVNKRIKYGGNTLAFVAIIFGILVLINFLSTRRFIRADLTEDKRYTISKATKNVLDTLDDIVTITAYFSTNPAEVGQIRRDVRDVLDEYNAFSKRLQIDFVNPADFDDGQKQELRFKGIPEVQINVVKKDKAEIANVYMGVSIGYSGKEEILPVVRSTANLEYELTSTILKVTTKEAKTVGFLTGHGEFDINNQNHQQFRQLLDKSAQGQYNLTSVSLQDGKAVDDSVATLVVAGAQQPLTERDKYEIDQFIMRGGRAIFLVDPIQMQPGTLQGSPLSTGLNDLLEHYGVKLGNNLLLDARFHDTARFQQGFMTVIQPYPYFVKIVKPNFSMEHSITNQLEVLTLPWTSSLEMVPKDGITATPLAKTSEAGRSIQGYYNLMPNAPIPPNAESQVYTVAVALEGKFKSFYAGKEIPSISTPTGADLTEGGETPTPVQDSGIRDTKTESEQTQIVVVGTAQFLTQLRPDGVNFFLNTVDWLTLGDALIGIRSHTITDRPLREVSEIEKNFIKYLCIVGVPLIVIVFGLLRYFLKRRAKRFVETYGSV from the coding sequence TGCTGATTAATTTTCTCTCGACGCGTCGCTTCATTCGCGCCGATCTCACCGAGGACAAGCGTTATACTATCTCGAAAGCGACGAAGAATGTACTCGACACGTTAGATGATATTGTGACGATCACCGCCTACTTTTCTACGAATCCCGCGGAGGTCGGGCAAATCCGTCGCGATGTCAGAGACGTACTCGATGAATACAACGCATTCTCCAAGAGACTCCAGATCGATTTTGTGAATCCGGCGGATTTCGATGATGGACAGAAACAGGAACTCCGTTTCAAGGGTATCCCAGAAGTCCAAATCAATGTCGTAAAAAAGGATAAAGCGGAAATTGCGAACGTCTACATGGGTGTCTCTATCGGATACAGCGGTAAAGAGGAGATCCTGCCGGTTGTGCGATCAACCGCTAATTTGGAGTACGAACTGACTTCTACTATTCTCAAGGTTACCACCAAAGAGGCGAAGACGGTAGGGTTTTTGACTGGACACGGTGAATTTGACATCAATAATCAAAACCATCAACAGTTCCGACAACTTTTGGATAAAAGTGCCCAAGGACAATATAATCTTACCTCCGTCAGTCTGCAAGATGGAAAAGCCGTTGACGATAGCGTCGCGACGTTGGTTGTCGCTGGTGCCCAGCAACCCTTGACGGAACGCGATAAATATGAAATCGATCAGTTTATCATGCGTGGGGGTAGAGCAATCTTCTTAGTCGATCCCATTCAAATGCAACCCGGTACATTGCAGGGTTCTCCGTTGAGCACCGGTCTGAACGATCTCTTGGAACACTACGGTGTGAAACTCGGAAACAACCTCTTGCTTGATGCCAGATTCCATGACACTGCGCGGTTCCAACAGGGATTCATGACGGTTATTCAGCCGTATCCTTATTTTGTTAAAATTGTAAAACCGAATTTCTCAATGGAACACAGCATCACCAACCAGTTGGAGGTGTTGACATTACCGTGGACGAGTTCTTTAGAAATGGTGCCAAAGGATGGTATCACCGCAACACCATTGGCAAAGACGAGTGAGGCAGGACGGAGCATTCAAGGGTATTACAACCTAATGCCAAACGCTCCAATTCCGCCCAATGCTGAGTCCCAAGTTTATACGGTCGCTGTCGCCTTGGAAGGTAAGTTCAAGAGTTTCTATGCGGGTAAAGAAATTCCGTCGATTTCAACCCCTACAGGTGCTGATCTTACAGAGGGAGGCGAAACGCCTACCCCGGTACAAGACTCGGGGATACGGGACACCAAAACGGAGAGTGAACAGACCCAAATTGTGGTCGTAGGCACGGCGCAATTTCTCACACAACTCCGCCCCGATGGCGTTAACTTTTTCTTAAACACTGTGGACTGGCTGACCCTTGGTGATGCGCTCATCGGTATCCGCTCACACACCATTACGGATCGACCCTTGCGTGAAGTTTCTGAGATTGAGAAAAACTTTATTAAGTACCTCTGTATTGTGGGGGTCCCTCTGATCGTTATTGTTTTTGGACTCCTTCGATATTTCCTAAAAAGACGGGCGAAACGGTTCGTGGAAACCTACGGATCCGTGTAA